The following are encoded together in the Salvelinus namaycush isolate Seneca unplaced genomic scaffold, SaNama_1.0 Scaffold3046, whole genome shotgun sequence genome:
- the LOC120039850 gene encoding clusterin-like protein 1, protein MRFLIGWVVLVMSLGILQFAAEDPAAGISEDTLKQLSDVGEQLVDEEVRRALYGVKQMKEVLVKNEEKHEDLMKSLRHSSDKKKGAAQLYQEVELKLEEAEHQCQESLKEEWEACWLCLEDACKTFYTSTCRQGFSSFQAKVENFFRRVSSRFGQRDPRPLDGDMLVNQSADKPDREVVRIEDSFNSLIAKVGSLFERSVVLVDKLQGKLDQDLQKAFDPQSRGQARGQQPTQDPFSLGMDLGFIHRVGLEEVLDSFFNFGKSVVEDFGDVVTRVFDDLKDVVEEERKREGKLFPPFLQNMKLCRELRRQTSECWQLQNQCQSCQGVLLTECPSVRELHVELDEKSQLRDMSKEQYNEVLSIVQQHTSDTVSWISNMASEFSWVTEMVNNNTTPDTIFRIRKVVSEGVDGGSSSRGDTKVELNILNSPPLLLTIPADVELQDPAFIHFVAQEALGMYKQMFRHIDD, encoded by the exons ATGAGGTTTCTGATTGGATGGGTTGTGTTGGTGATGTCATTGGGGATCTTGCAATTCGCAGCAGAAGACCCTGCAGCAGGCATCTCAGAGGACACCCTGAAGC AGCTGTCTGATGTTGGGGAGCAGCTGGTGgatgaggaggtgaggagagctCTGTATGGAGTGAAACAGATGAAGGAGGTGCTGGTGAAGAATGAGGAGAAACATGAAGACCTGATGAAGTCTCTCCGACACAGCAGTGACAAGAAGAAG GGTGCGGCCCAGCTATACCAGGAGGTGGAGCTAAAGCTGGAGGAGGCGGAGCATCAGTGCCAGGAGTCTCTAAAGGAGGAATGGGAGGCGTGTTGGCTGTGTCTGGAGGACGCGTGTAAGACCTTCTACACCTCCACATGCAGACAGGGCTTCAGCTCCTTCCAGgccaag GTAGAGAACTTCTTCCGCAGGGTGTCGTCTCGGTTCGGCCAGAGAGACCCACGTCCTCTAGATGGAGATATGTTGGTGAACCAGAGTGCTGATAAACCCGACAGGGAGGTAGTTCGCATAGAAGACTCCTTCAACAGCCTCATCGCCAAG GTGGGCTCCCTGTTTGAGCGCAGTGTGGTGCTGGTGGACAAGTTGCAAGGTAAACTGGACCAGGACCTCCAGAAGGCCTTTGACCCCCAGAGCAGAGGCCAGGCCCGGGGCCAACAGCCTACCCAGGACCCCTTCTCCCTGGGGATGGACTTAGGCTTCATCCACAGAGTGGGgctggaggaggtgctggacTCCTTCTTTAACTTTGGGAAGAGTGTTGTGGAGGACTTTGGGGATGTGGTCACAAGAGTGTTTGATGACCTCAAAGACgttgtggaggaggagaggaagagag AGGGGAAGCTGTTCCCCCCTTTCCTCCAGAACATGAAGCTGTGTAGAGAGTTGAGGAGGCAGACTTCAGAATGCTGGCAGCTGCAGAACCAGTGTCAGTCCTGCCAAGGGGTGCtgctcacag agtgtccCAGTGTGAGGGAGCTGCATGTGGAACTGGATGAGAAGTCTCAGCTGCGGGACATGTCTAAGGAGCAGTACAACGAG GTTCTGAGCATTGTGCAGCAGCACACAAGTGACACGGTGAGCTGGATAAGCAACATGGCTTCTGAGTTCAGCTGGGTGACAGAAATGGTCAACAACAACACCACACCTGATACCATATTCCGTATCAGAaag gtggtgtcagagggaGTTGATGGAGGCAGCTCGTCAAGGGGAGACACCAAGGTGGAGCTGAACATCCTaaactctcctcctcttctcctgacCATCCCAGCTGATGTGGAGCTGCAGGACCCCGCCTTTATCCATTTCGTCGCTCAGGAGGCCCTGGGGATGTACAAGCAGATGTTCAG ACACATTGACGACTAA